A window from Methylocystis sp. MJC1 encodes these proteins:
- a CDS encoding TolC family protein, translating into MGLRLVAPTFVGLSNFKRVEAAHLQADSAQWAAETAVRKAVEDVRAFQDKAPTLRSQATILEAQLRKAKALRKLYEDQFLLGERTLIDLASVQGDVYRIERNGAEARYAISDLQYSAASALGRLLQLLDIAAEGPQK; encoded by the coding sequence GTGGGGCTGCGGCTTGTTGCGCCGACCTTCGTGGGCTTGAGCAATTTCAAGCGTGTCGAGGCGGCTCACCTCCAAGCCGACAGCGCGCAATGGGCGGCGGAGACGGCCGTTCGCAAGGCGGTGGAGGATGTCCGCGCGTTTCAGGACAAGGCGCCGACCTTGCGCAGCCAGGCGACCATTCTGGAGGCGCAGCTTCGCAAAGCCAAGGCCCTGCGTAAACTCTATGAAGATCAGTTCTTGCTCGGAGAACGCACGCTCATCGACCTCGCATCGGTTCAGGGGGACGTCTATCGCATCGAACGCAACGGCGCTGAAGCGCGCTATGCGATCTCCGATTTGCAATATTCAGCGGCGAGCGCACTCGGCAGGCTTCTGCAATTGTTGGACATTGCTGCAGAGGGGCCGCAGAAATGA